DNA sequence from the Bacteroidales bacterium genome:
GCATAATATGAGCCGTGTAAATCGAGAGGTTCAGGCCTGTCCCGAAACTTTTATCGGGATACGGTTCTGTGAGAGGTTTTGGGGTGAAATCCCCCTACCTACTCGACTGTAGCCAGTTATTTATTTATAATTTTAATTTTCCTTTCCTGACTTTCAATCGCAAAGAATAACTACAATCGACAGCTTTACCACTTTGCTTTCCAGAAACCCAGTTTTGCTTTTTTGAGAGAAAGTCAATTATAGATTTTTCCATTTTGGGATCTATACTATTTATAATCTGAAAACCATATGATTTGTCATTGCAATTAACGACAAACCATATTTTAATTTCTCCATTAGAATTTCCATCAATTTCCAACTCTTCATTTAATATTTTTTCAAGTTTATCGAACCCATCCTTATATGAAGGAGATTGTTCAACAAAGGTGAAAAATACGATTCTTATTACAAGCTTCGCTACTGTCACAATAATATGTTTTTAGTCCTTTTGATGTTTGAACAGTAATTTTACTTTGTCCAAAAACTGAAACTCCGAAGAACAAAGCGCAAATTATTCCTAATACTTTCATTACTTTTTTTATTTTGTTTTAATTGGCTACAACGTATATATATCCAATAATCGCAGATATATTCTGATATTCGAAAGTCCTTACATCTGTTTATAAATAATATAAGTGCAAATATAATTAAACAACCTGCTTCTTCATACTGAAAATGATTTATTTATTGGAGATCTGTAAAACTTCAAAACATTATAGTTTTAAAAATCAGGAAAAATTCACTGAATACAATAAGCTATGCTGACGAAACCTCATTCAGGTCGTATTTTAAATGTATTCACGAAAACCGCGGCATTGTATGACATATGTGTCAGTTCATCACATGACTGGAATACACACCATTTTGGGGCAAGGTATTCCCAGGTCATTCCTTTCTCAATTCCGGTTTGCTAAATTACTTCATCAACCTCAGTGATGATTTGAAGAATCTTAAGTGAAAATCTTGGGTAAGTTGCTTGCTCCCTGGTGAAGTTGATTATTGTTCTGGATAATCCTGTAAATATAAATATGTGAGGAAGTTGCAATGGCTAATTTATTATTGCGGATCGCTAACCTGCAATCGTCGCCATAACCAAGATCAAGATTTAATCCCGTTTTTACTGTCCCAATCAGTTTCCCTGCCTCATCAAAATGGCTATTTCATCCGATCAGAACTCATGATCCAGTATTCCTGGTTTTCTTACTGCGATGCCTAAGTCGACAACCATTCCACCATAAACATCGTAAGGGGTTTGGCCGGTTTTTACAATTCCACCAATATTATTTATAATTTGATAGTCGTAGAAAGTTCCAGATGGCGGCAAACCCGTCATCAGTCTTTGCAATATCAGATAAATAGGGAATTAGAGCCACTAAGCATCATTGTTTTGGTGTTTTGCCTGATTGTATATCAAAGACCTTCATTTGCCGTTAAACTTCTCATCTGAACCCAAATTACATCATCGTCAAGGCAATCCCGGCAGGAATTTCCTCAAATCCGGAAATGCTTAGAGTGTCGAGGTATTTATCTTCCAGGTAACTGTAGTTTAAAACTTCACCCTCTGCAACATAATTGCCATTCACATAACCAGTTTCATTGAAATAGAATATCCAGAGATTATTGTTTTGATCCCAGTCGATCCCTTTTATTTGCTCAATCCCGGCAAAGCTTGTTTCAGCTTCCAGCTCATAATGAACGGTAAAGCCTGTGGTATCCCATTGCGGGGTTTTCACTTTCAGAATATTGCTACCCTAGATTTTTCCTTATTCATTATACACGTATAATCTGAAGCAATGTTCCGTTTGGGCTGATGGTCCCGCCTGCCTCATTATAATTCTCTTTTGAAATTGTAAAGCTTGTATCTGTCACATTGGTTCCTATGTATACCAATGATCCATTTTCATCGTTCAGGATGTTTGCATGATACTCACCGCCGATGTAAAGTCTGTATTCCCTGAAATCACTGCCATAACTGTGTGACCATGATAATGCAATTGAACTGGGTTTGATTTCAGTGGGCTGGTTTAGGGTAACCGGATCTGGTAATATCAGTGATTCAATTTCGCGATGGTTATTGTTCAACTCAATGGTATCTGTTAAACTACTGAATGAGGAATCAAGCAGGATTTCTCAACTTTCATAATATAGGTGCCTGATGTTAAGCCATTCACTTCAAAATATCCTTCCTCATTGGTTGTTGTGCTCCGGTCATTATTAATTGGAAATATGGGCATCTTTCTTTGCCCTTCCATTTTCATCATAAATGTATCCCGCTAATATGGAGAATCCTTTCTCCATCGGCGGTTGTGTATTCTTCCAGGGAGTTTTCCTTCGACTGAACCACCATGTAAATCATGACCTCATCGGAAGTATTTACCTGTCCGCGCTTGCCGGCCGGGACCACCCTGATCCTGGTATCAGATAATTATTTTGTCGGATAACATCAGCCTGAGGATTGGTTGAGTATTTTAGAGACGCTGCTTATTAATCCTGTTTCATTAATTACTGAGGTAACTTAACCCCTTCGTAAGTGTTTGTATAATAGGCTCCCAAAGGCCCACTTACCGTATAATGAATACTATCTTCTTTGAATGAAGCCCCGGAATGATAGCCAAAAAAAGCACCTGTTGGGGAATTATAAAAACCGTTAGAGTTGTGGTAAATCATTGTACTCCCCTGATAACTATGTTTTATATCATCTGTGGTTAAAATGTTCAGCATATTGAATGCGTTGTTTTTTACAACCGTCAGGGTGTCTTGAAAATAATTCTCAGAACCATTATTTGAATGTGCTACTTTACAAAAATACGTTCCGATGTAATCATTTCTATAGTCATAGGTCACTGAATCGATTGCATCTGTTGTTACCTCATACTGAAATCTTTTCATATTGTTATTATCATCCGAAATCTCAAAATCCAAAACGAGATTATTCGTTATGGTAATTTGATATGGCCCTTCTCCTGTTAAGGTATCAGGAGTATACCATGTAATTGTGTAGTCACCAATATCATATTTGGGCTTTACATCGAAAAGTATTGAAATATGTTTATCAGGGTAATAAATAATTTCATTTGCAGTATATACATAGTCTATTGTTACGTCTTTTGGTTTCTCACACGAATAAAATAAAAGCACTAAAATTGAGAAATAAAGAATTTTAGGGTTTAATTTTATTTTTTGAATCTGATTGAAGAAAGTTTTCATAAAAGATGTTTTTAAGGCCTTATTCGTAAATGCTTTCACAGGGTTGTCGGTAAAGTGTCAGGATTAAACTTTGCTATGCATTTTATGTACAAGGTTTCCTGATAAGCAAAGAACAGGTATCAGATAATTAAAAGGTAGGGAAATACAAGCTAAAAGATTGATTGAGCTTAGTTTAGTAGGTATTTTAAGATGATAATTCGTATGAGTGATTAGGAAGTCAAGAGGTTGAACCATTAGCCGGGATCAGAATAATTGAGTAATTTACTATATAGACAACTGAAATGCATTTTACCCTTACAGGGGGAGCAGTTATTTTTTATTGAGAAAAGGTAAGAGTTTGATTCAATTGGTGTATGCGATACCTTGTAACAGGCTTTCAGGCATATATCCAATGGCTTTCTTGGGAAGCACAAGTTTGAACCTCAGTAAAAGAGTACCCAAAGTAAAATCTAAAAACCGGTCGCATTTAGCGTGTGGTCACAACTGTCATTGTTTTTTTACCAATGTCTCTAATTGACTAATTAATTTCTCCGGTCTTGATGGGAAGTTAGCATCTCTGTCAACAATATTACCATTAGCATCAATAATTGAAAAGCGGGGGAGTGAGAGTTTTCCTTTCATGATCTTTTCGGTAATACCTTTTAAAAAATCACTTCTTAACTGAACATAATAATTATATCCATTTAAATTATACTTTATAACATTTGCTTGCCATCTTTCAATACTCTTTTGATGCAAAACACTATCCGTTTCAAGTTTTTCCAACGCAATATATAATCTAATGATATGATTTTCTTTCATAAAACTATCTATCTGATCATTATGCCTGAGCTCTTCTATGCATTGGCTGCACCATGATGCCCAGAAATCAACATAAATAATTTGTCCTTTGAATTTCGCAAATAGCTCATCAAGTGATTTTACATTTTCAACAAAAACTATTGAGTCAGATTCACTTTTTGCTGTGCCCTGTGCAAAAATAGAAGATGGAATTGCTAAGAAACCTAATAGCATCAATTTTAAGAATTGTGACTTCATAATTTTTTGTTTTTATAGTTGATAACGTTAGCATTTTTCAAATATTCTCTCAGCATTTTTATACATTAAATGATCCACTAAATCCAGCGCATCACTTATTGTGATCCAGTTTTCAATTACCAACTCAGTTAAGGCTTGAGCAATCCCTTTGCGGGCAACAAAGGCATGTCCAATTATATTTTCGACTATCTTATCATCGCCTCCAAATGTGAAGATTTTATTGTTGGGTACGGTAAGTATAAACTTTTTCAAAAAATCTTTAGCTGCCAAAGGATTCATTGACCAGGACCAGCACATATCAATGTATGTGTTTGAATAGTTTTTTGCTAACGATAGCATTTCCTCATAGTGAGGATAACAAAGATGGAAAAAGACAAATTTTGTATTTGGAGATTGTTTGCACAGTGACGCACAATCTAACGGGTTATCCTTTATCCATTGCATATTCATAACATTGTTCATGGCCCATTGGCCTGTATGCATTTTTACAGGTAATCCATATGCTGTAGCTTTATCAACGCAATACCAAAACAAATGGTCCTGAAGTTTTTTCTCTTCCCCGGGACTAATGTTTTGTAAGCTGATTTTTTTAGAAAATATATTTTCGACTTCATTGGCTTCAACCCTTTCAAAATCAAGCCTTCTGAAATATGCATTCCCAATTTTCACACCCTTTGCAATTTGGTTACCTTGAATAAACCACCAATCAATTAGAGAGTGCCAATCTGACAGGGAATTAATTTTAAAGTTTTCGGGTACAGAATAGGGCTTTACCGCTACCTGAATAAGTCCATTTAATGCAATATCCTGAAATAATAAGTCAGGTGACTCGCTTTTTTTAAATGCATTAACAGGGGAATGCACATGACAATGCTTAATATTTGCTATATCCTGAATAATATGCTTATAAAATCCTTTTTTTCTTGTTGATTCGTATTTATTCTGTAACTCCATAATATTATCTTCAGAAATTTCGTCGATACCATAAAGTACCTTGATCGTATTTCGAAAAACCATTCCTGAAGCTGTGTTTTTTAAATCTGGCCAGTATTCATGTAAAATGTGCCACTTTTCTACAGGATTTAAATGATTTGAGAATAAATTATCAAACTTTTCTTTTGGTATTCCGGCTGATATCAAGTCGAAGCCAAAATAATGATTAAGCAGTAAAGCCCAATCATCACAAGGAATTATTGGTTCTGTACAATCCAACCTTTCAGACTCATCAATCAAATGCTCATGAGTATCGATAAATGGCGTTTCAAAAACCTTTTTCCCTATTAAATCTTCAATAATTTCCATTTAATTATTTCTTTCTCGGTGACAGGCCAACATATTGGCGCAACGTCTCGCAAATATATGCCGTTGCCGACTGCGGATTGTTATCTTGTCGATCCTCACTAAAGTTATTGCGGCTGTAAACTTCCAATTCTGCATGTAAACGGCAATTGTCATATATTTTGCTGTTATGGCCAGTTTTTCTTGTTACTCATTGTATTCATATTAGTCATTCACAATTAGTTTTAAATTTGAATGAACTGATGGTGTTGATAAGGAAACAATATATATTCCCGGAGTCAATTTC
Encoded proteins:
- a CDS encoding fibronectin type III domain-containing protein, whose amino-acid sequence is MNNNHREIESLILPDPVTLNQPTEIKPSSIALSWSHSYGSDFREYRLYIGGEYHANILNDENGSLVYIGTNVTDTSFTISKENYNEAGGTISPNGTLLQIIRV
- a CDS encoding carboxypeptidase regulatory-like domain-containing protein is translated as MKMEGQRKMPIFPINNDRSTTTNEEGYFEVNGLTSGTYIMKVEKSCLIPHSVV
- a CDS encoding amidohydrolase family protein, giving the protein MEIIEDLIGKKVFETPFIDTHEHLIDESERLDCTEPIIPCDDWALLLNHYFGFDLISAGIPKEKFDNLFSNHLNPVEKWHILHEYWPDLKNTASGMVFRNTIKVLYGIDEISEDNIMELQNKYESTRKKGFYKHIIQDIANIKHCHVHSPVNAFKKSESPDLLFQDIALNGLIQVAVKPYSVPENFKINSLSDWHSLIDWWFIQGNQIAKGVKIGNAYFRRLDFERVEANEVENIFSKKISLQNISPGEEKKLQDHLFWYCVDKATAYGLPVKMHTGQWAMNNVMNMQWIKDNPLDCASLCKQSPNTKFVFFHLCYPHYEEMLSLAKNYSNTYIDMCWSWSMNPLAAKDFLKKFILTVPNNKIFTFGGDDKIVENIIGHAFVARKGIAQALTELVIENWITISDALDLVDHLMYKNAERIFEKC